One Hevea brasiliensis isolate MT/VB/25A 57/8 chromosome 6, ASM3005281v1, whole genome shotgun sequence genomic window, ACAGGAAACTAAAAATCATATCCCAGAATTAGTCAACTTCTCCTGGCACAAATAGGGGTCAAAACTATAGATCTTCATGGACTGCCAGGCTTGGGTCCCCGGAAAATTGTTCCAAGCAGCCTCCCAGAAGTTTATTCCTTGCGAGCAGAATGGAACTGCCAAGAATATTGTCAGATGACTAAAACTCTCGTCCCTTATATGGCATTTCCTGCATCAAAACAAAATAAACCGTTCCGAGGGGCATGATTTTAGTCCCAATTCCTCAAATTCATGTAGACTACAGTTTTATGTTGtgtttaagaaaataaaaatattctCCACCCCTCTACAtacatgtatacatatatatgtatccaTCCTTCACTAATAGTCATTAATTAGATAATATAGCATAATATGATGATAGGTATAATTAAAACAgatatttctcaaattcacaaccaCAAAATTACATCAGGTTACATGTTGAATGAGACAAGCCTATTTTTGTCCTCGCAAATTTTGAGAGATACAATGCAAAATACATCCTCAATTAAAAGAAAGAGATCAGAATCGCTCACAGGTTGGTAACTTGGCATGTACAAGACTTGCCTAGGGTGGCCAACAAGCATATTCTGTCCATACTGCAATCAAATGAATATGTCAAATCAGTATATTTAGATGACATGACCAAGAAAATTCCAACATGGCCTCCAATACAAGTTTCAAGTAATATCGCTCGCACCTCAGGTCCACCTGGATGAAAATATGCTTGTGGTGTTTGCAATGATGCAACCTGTGGATTAAATATAACCGGCTGATGGCCAGTAAATGATGGTCCGATCTGCAAAATTCTCGAAATtagccacagttgtaacaggccaAATTGAACTCAAAGAAGTCTGCAATAACAACCTCTACTATATCTTAAGAGGACATTCTCCCGTCTACTAAATGCACATAACATCGTTCACCAAAGCACTTGTGAAGTTAACCACCCAAAGTTATTACAAAACAATGAGAATCTGGGATAATGGTTCTGATGGCAGAACGCAAAACAcaagtaaaaaataaatataaaaaacttGCTATGACGAAATGGGCCATATTGCTTAAGTTCATATGTAGTGGTCTCCCACGACTCTGATCCCTACTCAATCTCAAGTTGAAAGTCTCTATTTGAGTTTGTGGAGGAAAGAATGGGCCAATATTAGCTGTAGGAAACTGTTAATGTTATAGCATGTGCACAACAAATGGGACTGAAACAAGGGCCCAAATTATTGTACACAACCAAACTTCCTACtggatttaaaaatatttatgtttTTACCCATCAATCTAGGAAAGCAATCCCCAATTAGAAGTTTGAATCTTTATATTCAGAGAGTTATGAAAGAAGAAATACCACTTAAAGAACTCCTAAAGATTCAAAAGATGGTTTTCACACAGCATCAAATTTCACAAGAAATAATGAAATTTTAGTGTCGCAGCGATCATGCATTTATTCCAATTATCAAATCCCATAAAAAGTTTCTGAATCAGTACTCCCAACAGCCAGGCTATATGGTTCAATATCTCTCAGGAGAGAATGAGGAAGATATAAGTTTAGAAAATGTCTGGGATGAAAAgtgataaaataattaataaatacctTTAATCAACCTATCTGATCATAAAAGCAACATGAAAGACCTCTCACTTTTAAGGAATCATATTCAACTTCACAGAAGACTAATGCCCAACAAATAGTGTAAGCCTACATTCATCTAAGTTAAGGTCATGAAATTAGTAAGCATAAATCCAATAGACATAAGCCAAACAGAAAGAAATAACCTCAGAGTTGTCACCAACATTAAAGTTCACTCCAATGGTAAAGAGTGAATACAAAGGACAATGTACTGTTGCACCCGAAGACTTACAACTGAATGGGTGGGGAATAAAGAAAAAGCAAGGATCACCATGAATTTCAGTTGTTGTATTCCTAATAAATATGAAGTGGGAAATAAACTAGAAATAAAGTTGTATTTTAATGCTTACTCCAATTCCCATAGGCACACCATGCATATGTGGCAGACTAGGAATGTTAGGTTGAAAATAAAGGGAACCATCTGGAGAAAGAGGCCTAACAGGAGTTTGAGAAGGGGTGAAACTCTTGGCATTGGGATTTAGTTTGAATTCCTGTAAGCatatttaaataaaagaaaaagaaaagaaaagaaaggttaAATTTAGCTTATATGAGAAAGATGCCTGATATAGCAGATCATATTCAAAAAGTATTGTGTAGTCTTCTACATACTCTGTTTATGTCACCactacaaaatgcaaaaaaataGACCTCAAATCTATCACACCTTAGCATGGGGATTCAGTGTTGACTTCTCTGATGATAATGAACCAACTGATGAGCTTGGTGATAAACCGCGGCCATTGGTAACTGAGACAGTGCCTACACAATCAGAATGTGAAGATGTAGAACTGACAGGTCGTCCACGAGAATTTAAATGTTGTGCTTCTCCAACTCCTTTGACAGATGGTGCACCTTCTAAAAGTGCAACAGAAGAACTTGTCTTTTCGTAACTTTTTGAAGAAACATTGGATGAAGGAGCATAGGCAGTTGCATTAGGGGATAGTACCCCTTTATCAGAGTCATCTTTCTTTTCATTCAATGATGACAGAGAATCTATgggaaataattaaataaaacattagATAATTATTTCCAAAAATGGAAGAAGCTCGCTGTGCATTATAAGTAATACTGATGCGAGCATCCTGCTCTTCTATGTAAAAAATTGCAAGGTAGGTGACATTTCGGTGTATTTCTTGTGTCATGCGCATGATTCTTCAACTTCAATGGATCGGTTAAAATAAAAGCATTGCAGAATAATTCACTCACCCTCACAAGTTGGCAAATGAGCATCTTCAACCTGCTGTATTTGAAGTGAtcacaaattattaaaaaaaaaaattcaatgttAGGAACAACACAACCAAAAGTGATGCATGAGGCTCCTTAAAGTTTCGTCCAAAAAATGTTCATGGGTATAAGAGTTTTGACTTACAGTTTGCTCTTCTACACACTCCTCCATGCGGTCATTTGCTCCCTGTTCACCACAATAGTTCTCTTGGATCCTATAATTAACATGTAAGAAATTCAGGAACACCACCAAAAAGTTAACAAATAAATGTACATTCTTACAACCCATTCTCACGGAATAACTAGCAATAGTTGTTATAATCATGCACAGAAATAATTAATCCACCGATAAGCAAATATCAAGCAAACCTGCTCTCACTCTCTGAAGTGGACAAACTTTTAGAAGGTGGCTCAGATGCCAGCTGTCTAGCATGCTCATAAGAACCTGAATGATGATCTGCACCCGTACTTGAATGAGAACACTGTGCCTCATCCTGtgtaaaaagagacaaaattatTGCTCAGGTGCCAATACAACTCAAAAAAATCACTAGAAAAAAGAATAAATGAACTACATTAAGAAAAAGTTTAATGATGCATTTAAAAATCTATAAAGAGCCAGGGAGAAAATTTGGCAATTATCTGAAACACATCAATATTGCCATTGGAATATGTAAAGGGTCATTAAGAACTTATCATAAGGACCCATTATAATATAAGTATATAACCATACAGTGCAGTATAGATCTTAAGTATATAAGTGTGGTGATCTTTTTGGTAATTAAATTGACTAAAGAGCTTACCCTCCTGTTTATTTTGAATTTGTAAATGGATGGAagataaaagaagataaaaagaaAGGAAAGTGAAATATCAATATTAGTAAATGACAATAATACCCTTGATCTAATTTGCCTCTTTAAAAAAGTAAGGCAAGAATTGGCTAAAAATTATATCTTTAAACCACCAATTACTTTAAGGAATTTTGAGTTCAAGAAGGATAAGTGTGGTGATGTAAAAACCTCCATTACTGATACTTACTCTCCATTCACCTCTTCTAGGCTAGGTGATCAAGGTACTTTCTGTGCTCCATGACTTATCTTGGCTTCTCCAAACAATTCATACATGTACAATGCTTAAAATAAAAGGTTCATAGCAACTTTGATTTGAAACTGAGGTGCAAGTGAAGAAGTAATAAAAATCATAAATAGAACTTCACGAGTCATGATTATTAACAGTAAGCATGATTGATCATAAACAAACACAAATTTTTGCTGCCAAAATCTTTCACTTGAATTCAACAAATAGAGGATAAGGGAAAGGACCTACCAAAGAAGAACTTGATAAAACTCGAGCTCCTCCATTACTCTTCCCATCGGTCAAATCTGCAGACTTCATAGTAGAAGGCGCAGATGTACCTCCAAAGGTTTCACTATTGCGGGAATCCAACATCATGTCCTCAGTTTCATCATATCCACTATCGTCAATCACTATACCTCTATATACAGATGAAAATCTGGTCTCTTCATcaatatcaaaattttcataaagtTGGATCCCTCTTTCCTGTTGAACAAATTAAAAACAAAGACATAAGAAAATTCCACAAATTAATAAACCATAAAAAGATTGTCTTTGAAAAGGAAATAACCTCACCTCAGCTAAATGAAGGTCTTGTGTATCCTCACCCTCAATTTCTCTTGCTATTCTCATAGCTTCCTTCTCCAACTCTCTCATCTGAGGACCCCTCTCCAGCTTTGTAGTATAAAGTTCTTCATCAAAGGTGCTTTTTACTCCAAATAGCATCTCATTTGTTTCAAATTGATCCCAGCCcctacttaaaaaaaataatccaTAACTATCATATCAATAAAATATCACATGGAGTGTTAACTATTAAGAGATTAATATCACAAAAAGGAATACAAAACAAATACatacaaattgattttaattaacaGAATGGTTAGGAAGGGGGAAGGTTGGTTCTAACTCCTAAAAGCTCCCATTTAAAACACTTACTAATATGAATGATTACAGCTTCTCCTTATTCCTTAATCACCATTTCCTTCTAGCTTCTTGCACTCGAAATATAAAGATACAACTCGTGCTTTTGGTCAGTGTACCAACACTCAATGCCTATGACATTGGTTTCACCACATAGCTTGAAAgcattcaaatatatatatttggCTATCAATAAAATACAGCAagctaaaaattatatatatactgGGAAACTTAACCACTGTTAAGCAACAGATATCCTTTATAGTCATCCTTCCAAGATTGTATTTCTATAATATCTCATTAAATAATTCCAGATAAATACTATAATTCCGGTTAATGGCAAATAGGGAAAAAACAGAAGAAAATGATCACAAAACTACAGGCAGCTGAAAGCAAAGGGAAAAAGTATTTCAGTTGTGATCCATCTCAAGCAGAGAAGTATTCAAAACAGTACAAAAATTACCAAGAGAATATAGGGCTATTAAAAATTAGAGAATATGGTGATATAAAAAATTACTATACTTACCTATTCCGAGAGCCATTGAATATATTCTCTAATTCAGGGCATTGTGGGTCATCTTCATCAGGTACCCATGGTTCCAGCTCTCTCTCCACTTCAGTGTGACGAGATTGTGATATAAAGGAGTCTATCATAAGCTCCTGCTGCTTTTCACACTGGAGCTCATGGTTCATCCTATCCATGGTTATAGACACATCCTGACACCATTGATTAAATCACTGATTATCAAATAGCAAGAGATAAATGTGTGCATGGTATGATGCAACTAAATAACACCCCCTCCCCcccaaggaaaaaaaaattctaaatctaCATCCATAACTTGGAATCAGCTTCAACCAGAAGATACCAAATATGTAACTGCAGAATTGCAGAAAAGAAAATGTGGCAGAACCTTTGCTATCACTTGTACAACTTCTTTGCCAGGTATAATTAAAGTCTTTGAAGGAGCCCTGCTAAGGGTTTCTGCCTTCTGCCCTCGAAAAGAAACATCCTTTGTCAAGCGAGCCATTTTCAGAATAATTGCTGAAAAGACAAGCAAGTGGATGTTCAGAAAGAAACTGACTAAAGACAGAATTACACATCTTCTACAGAATGTTTAGAATTAAATCAATTCACAACTCTAGAGCTGTTGTTGAGAAAAAAACCTTCTTAAATATATAGTTAAAgagtattaaaatttgattttaaattaaatttaacatattttagTCATAAGAAAACTAATATAACAAAATAGCTTTTTACAACAGCATCTAAAAATGGTGCTTTTCTGAAAAGAGCTTTTATGACCCCTGAACCTCGATGCCAAATGGGGCTTAAGAACAAATGTACCATCTTTTCAACAacagaaaaaaaaatgaacataCCAAATTCCTTTTCAACATTTGTTGTATAACATGTCCCAGAATATATGGATCCATTTTTCAGGTGAACTTCCACAGGGTGCCCGATAAGACATGTTGACAAATATACCAGCCGATCACGAGAAGGACTCTCATAAATTCCAACTTTGGTACCAACCACTGCACCAACAAAAAAATTTTAGGAGGGAAGAATTTAATGTAGAGTTGATGACAATTTGTACAAAATCTGATCTTAACTACTTGATCTATTCGCACTTGATTTTCCAGATTGCAGCTTATTCTCCAATCTTGCCCCGCCTTCCCTTTCAGCTCTTCGACGACCAAATCCATTAGCATAAGCTTTGGGCTGTGCAGCCTGTTGCAAACTCATCTTGACAACAGCAGCACCCTCTAACCTACAAGCATTCCATTCAAATAATGAGATGGACCAACGCAGCAGGAGCtggaaagaaataaaataattaattgctAATACTCAGCAATTGCTGTTTATAATTGTTTTATCTGAATTTTGTATTAAACATAATCACAAAAATTCCATAAGAGTAAGAGTTCTGATTTACCAATAGTACAATGCCAACTACAtgcctcatttttttttttttcttgactgGCAAGAAGGGGGTGAGGGCGTGGGAGTTGGGGATAGTATTGGGGGTGATCAATATGGCTGGTTCCTGATTTACAGCATAAAAAAGAATAAGGAGCAACAATAGGCAGTAGCCATTGTCAATGCATTTTGCTACCTCTGTAaccaggggtgagcattcggttcaaaccgaactgaaccgtTAAAACCAAATTAACCAAAATCCTTATTTTTGTAAACCAAACTGAACCGAACAATTAAGGAAACTGAACTGAACTGAACCACACtaatttggttcggtttaatttagtcaatttgttaCCTGATAAGTATTAAATTAATTTCCATTGCTATCCTTTCAACATACACTAACAAGCATGCCGAGTAACCAATCTAAATTGAGAAGTTTAACCGTCAGCAAACAAATTCAATCAAGAATTCCTCAAGTTTAATCTTTCCATTTAGTTGCCTTGCCACAAATCCAAATCAAACGAATGGCCCAATGATAACTTTGATGGCACTTTATTTATTGCCAAATCAAGTTAGCAGAAAAAGGCAAAAAAAATTGCAATCTTGTTTTCGAATGTGGCATAAGCGCAAGCACTTTATGTGCAAAAAAGGATGATTCCTTGGGGGAAAACGGGAACAATAAATATATGGTTGATTTTCTTTGACATTCATCAAAAAAATCCAAATCAAACGATAGTATAAGCAAAATATAAAAAAGCAATCTCAAACCATGGATCATCGAGTATATAAAGGACGTTTCATTGGGGGGAAAACAAACAAATTGATTTATTGATTTTTCAGATGATAGATTCCCTATCGTTTTAAAATTAGCATCAAACCCTTCACCCAATAGTAGTAGAACACTCAACAAAGAGTCGAAGAGCCCACAATTGAGGGAATCAAAGTCTTTGGCGACGGCACAAACaggacaccaccaccaccacaaccaccaaACAGCATCAATGGCTGTGCAGCGAGGGAAATTCGTGGGAACTGGAAAGAGTAGCGATAGAGGTTGCTCTGCTTGGAACAAGACGGATGGAGATTAGAGAAATGGAGTAAAGTAGCAATGCAATGGAGTGAGGGCTGTGAGGCTAGAGTGATAGACGATTTCGGTTGGGGTGGAATTCTTGGGAACTGGGTAGTGGGAAGGGAATTAGAATTGAGAAGAAAGGGAAATGataggggagagagagagagagagagagagatggattGGTCTGGGTAGCGAATGGAAGGAAAGGATTAGGTTTTGAGTTTTAAGGTGAATGGCTGAACATATAAAATGACAGTGTTTTATTATTTGGTTCAGTTTTCCGAAATATTTtgtcttcaaaaccgaaccgaataaactgaaattttcaaaaattaaaactaCCGAATTTCCCATTATACCGAACCGAATTTCTAAATTGAGTCAATTCGGTCGGTTAATTCGGTttgaaccaaataatgctcacccCTATCTGTAACCTGGTTTATTATCATATCAGTCCTCATAtgcaactccactttagcattaCTAATCAAAGCATTCAACTGCATTGACTAACAAATCAATCCTAATTCATCCTAGCAGAAAAAGGAGTATCAATGATTGGGAGCCAATTTTAACAGTGTATTATAAAGAATTAAGAAAAGCAAATAAGAATTTGACTGGTTCAGTTCCCTCAAAGCACAATAAAgagtttccttttaatttatagaATTCTTCGTCATCTCTTATTCTCCCCCTTCCACTATAATTCTTCCACAGTGCTCTGTTCTCCAACTACTCACAAGCAGCCTGtgattttatattttttcttcTTAATCTAAAACCTAAATTTCGGCACAAATCTTTAAAGCATCTCTctaaaacacaaaaattaaagaaattagttGTGTAAGAACCTCCTGCAGCCTTTTATTCAATTCTTAGCAATTCTTTGCTTTAATGGGTTACCTTATGCCATAATCCAAATCAAGCTGCAAATGCTGATCCTTGTATTCACCTTTTCACAAAACCTAAGTGACCACAGATTGGATCCTAAACTACATACATTAAAAATACATTCTAAATCTGTTTATcataaatataagtaatataATGAATGCACTGCTCCAAGCCTTTCTATGGATGTAGCCCTGTACCAAACAGAATGAAGGAAAATATCCATATGGCTGACACCAATTGGATTGGGATTAAACCTTCATTGAGTTCAGTTGAGTTTACATATCTAAAGTACGCAGAATATGGGCGCATGTGCGTTTTAACATCTAAAAAAGAAACAGATCTCAGAAATGGAAACAAGATGAAACCAAGTTCCATGCCAAGAGACATCCCAACTCCATCAGTTAAAAGGGACCAATATAACAGACGTTCATATTCACTAACCGATCCACAGAGAAGGCATATTTAGAAATTATATAACTACACGTGCACTTACATATACACATCAAAGTAAAGTCTGTTGCAGTACAAGAATATGACAACTGAGTAAAAAAGAAGAAAGTGACAGCAACTACAACCAACAAAAAGCAAAAAATGAACAGCATAACAAATGGATTACATCTTCTTAACCAAGAAACCATGGCCTCAGCAACAGACAATACATACATACCTAAAAACAATCATGCATAACTAAGAAAGACCCATTATCATGTAACCATTAAGGAAAGTATCTAACTGGAAAACACTAAACTAAATGCTTTAATGAaaattttcctagtttggttcaaAGAAAGTGCAACTAATGTAACAAAATAAACAACTACAATTTATCAATCCCACGTTCAGAACCGTTTGAAACCCCTAAATTAGAAACTAAAAACCAGCAATATATCACCCCTACCACTATTGCGGAACTAATTCGCTTCCAAAATTCGAATATAACTAAATGAGTAAGCAAAAAGTAAAGAAATAAAAGATGAAGAAAAAACAAGGGCACGATCCTTACCTTAGATATGGTTGATTGATCAGCAATTTTGTAGAAACCGCCTCTCAAGCTTGAGAAAAGAGCGAGAGGGAATAGGGTCTTTGAGATAGGGTTACTAGGTTATGGGTAAAGGTTTTCGTTTTAGGGCTCGAAAGCGAGAAGGATCAAGAGCACGAAGCACGAGGCAACTCCATGGAACAATATATAGGTGCTTgtggagagaaagaagaaaagagagagagagggagggagaaagaagaagagagaagatTCGATGTAATCGAGAGAGCGGAAGAGACGATGGAGGGAGGAAGAGGTTTTGCTGATTTTTGAgaagaaaatgtgaaaaatagaGGGCGAGGCGCTGAATTGAAAAGACCACGAAAGGAAGGAGGAATGATTCAGTGTAGGCGATTCTATAATAACCATGTAAAATTTAagaatattaatattatatttcctATAGTTTTAAGTTCATCCCATGATATCGTAAGTTTGAGTCCTCGCTTTTTAATATTACTGTGTGAGTTGctattaatttcaaaaattattttaaaaacatatattaaaaaattaaaataaaaattttaatttaatgtgtTTTAAAGGTAAGAAATTCAAAATCAACAACTTTAACATAATAACTTAAATG contains:
- the LOC110635757 gene encoding polyadenylate-binding protein-interacting protein 3 isoform X3 encodes the protein MSLQQAAQPKAYANGFGRRRAEREGGARLENKLQSGKSSANRSMVGTKVGIYESPSRDRLVYLSTCLIGHPVEVHLKNGSIYSGTCYTTNVEKEFAIILKMARLTKDVSFRGQKAETLSRAPSKTLIIPGKEVVQVIAKDVSITMDRMNHELQCEKQQELMIDSFISQSRHTEVERELEPWVPDEDDPQCPELENIFNGSRNSRGWDQFETNEMLFGVKSTFDEELYTTKLERGPQMRELEKEAMRIAREIEGEDTQDLHLAEERGIQLYENFDIDEETRFSSVYRGIVIDDSGYDETEDMMLDSRNSETFGGTSAPSTMKSADLTDGKSNGGARVLSSSSLDEAQCSHSSTGADHHSGSYEHARQLASEPPSKSLSTSESESRIQENYCGEQGANDRMEECVEEQTQVEDAHLPTCEDSLSSLNEKKDDSDKGVLSPNATAYAPSSNVSSKSYEKTSSSVALLEGAPSVKGVGEAQHLNSRGRPVSSTSSHSDCVGTVSVTNGRGLSPSSSVGSLSSEKSTLNPHAKEFKLNPNAKSFTPSQTPVRPLSPDGSLYFQPNIPSLPHMHGVPMGIGIGPSFTGHQPVIFNPQVASLQTPQAYFHPGGPEYGQNMLVGHPRQVLYMPSYQPEMPYKGREF
- the LOC110635757 gene encoding polyadenylate-binding protein-interacting protein 3 isoform X4 encodes the protein MSLQQAAQPKAYANGFGRRRAEREGGARLENKLQSGKSSANRSMVGTKVGIYESPSRDRLVYLSTCLIGHPVEVHLKNGSIYSGTCYTTNVEKEFAIILKMARLTKDVSFRGQKAETLSRAPSKTLIIPGKEVVQVIAKDVSITMDRMNHELQCEKQQELMIDSFISQSRHTEVERELEPWVPDEDDPQCPELENIFNGSRNRGWDQFETNEMLFGVKSTFDEELYTTKLERGPQMRELEKEAMRIAREIEGEDTQDLHLAEERGIQLYENFDIDEETRFSSVYRGIVIDDSGYDETEDMMLDSRNSETFGGTSAPSTMKSADLTDGKSNGGARVLSSSSLDEAQCSHSSTGADHHSGSYEHARQLASEPPSKSLSTSESESRIQENYCGEQGANDRMEECVEEQTQVEDAHLPTCEDSLSSLNEKKDDSDKGVLSPNATAYAPSSNVSSKSYEKTSSSVALLEGAPSVKGVGEAQHLNSRGRPVSSTSSHSDCVGTVSVTNGRGLSPSSSVGSLSSEKSTLNPHAKEFKLNPNAKSFTPSQTPVRPLSPDGSLYFQPNIPSLPHMHGVPMGIGIGPSFTGHQPVIFNPQVASLQTPQAYFHPGGPEYGQNMLVGHPRQVLYMPSYQPEMPYKGREF
- the LOC110635757 gene encoding polyadenylate-binding protein-interacting protein 3 isoform X5, with translation MSLQQAAQPKAYANGFGRRRAEREGGARLENKLQSGKSMVGTKVGIYESPSRDRLVYLSTCLIGHPVEVHLKNGSIYSGTCYTTNVEKEFAIILKMARLTKDVSFRGQKAETLSRAPSKTLIIPGKEVVQVIAKDVSITMDRMNHELQCEKQQELMIDSFISQSRHTEVERELEPWVPDEDDPQCPELENIFNGSRNSRGWDQFETNEMLFGVKSTFDEELYTTKLERGPQMRELEKEAMRIAREIEGEDTQDLHLAEERGIQLYENFDIDEETRFSSVYRGIVIDDSGYDETEDMMLDSRNSETFGGTSAPSTMKSADLTDGKSNGGARVLSSSSLDEAQCSHSSTGADHHSGSYEHARQLASEPPSKSLSTSESESRIQENYCGEQGANDRMEECVEEQTQVEDAHLPTCEDSLSSLNEKKDDSDKGVLSPNATAYAPSSNVSSKSYEKTSSSVALLEGAPSVKGVGEAQHLNSRGRPVSSTSSHSDCVGTVSVTNGRGLSPSSSVGSLSSEKSTLNPHAKEFKLNPNAKSFTPSQTPVRPLSPDGSLYFQPNIPSLPHMHGVPMGIGIGPSFTGHQPVIFNPQVASLQTPQAYFHPGGPEYGQNMLVGHPRQVLYMPSYQPEMPYKGREF
- the LOC110635757 gene encoding polyadenylate-binding protein-interacting protein 3 isoform X2 — encoded protein: MSLQQAAQPKAYANGFGRRRAEREGGARLENKLQSGKSSANRSSMVGTKVGIYESPSRDRLVYLSTCLIGHPVEVHLKNGSIYSGTCYTTNVEKEFAIILKMARLTKDVSFRGQKAETLSRAPSKTLIIPGKEVVQVIAKDVSITMDRMNHELQCEKQQELMIDSFISQSRHTEVERELEPWVPDEDDPQCPELENIFNGSRNRGWDQFETNEMLFGVKSTFDEELYTTKLERGPQMRELEKEAMRIAREIEGEDTQDLHLAEERGIQLYENFDIDEETRFSSVYRGIVIDDSGYDETEDMMLDSRNSETFGGTSAPSTMKSADLTDGKSNGGARVLSSSSLDEAQCSHSSTGADHHSGSYEHARQLASEPPSKSLSTSESESRIQENYCGEQGANDRMEECVEEQTQVEDAHLPTCEDSLSSLNEKKDDSDKGVLSPNATAYAPSSNVSSKSYEKTSSSVALLEGAPSVKGVGEAQHLNSRGRPVSSTSSHSDCVGTVSVTNGRGLSPSSSVGSLSSEKSTLNPHAKEFKLNPNAKSFTPSQTPVRPLSPDGSLYFQPNIPSLPHMHGVPMGIGIGPSFTGHQPVIFNPQVASLQTPQAYFHPGGPEYGQNMLVGHPRQVLYMPSYQPEMPYKGREF
- the LOC110635757 gene encoding polyadenylate-binding protein-interacting protein 3 isoform X6 — encoded protein: MDPYILGHVIQQMLKRNLDVSITMDRMNHELQCEKQQELMIDSFISQSRHTEVERELEPWVPDEDDPQCPELENIFNGSRNSRGWDQFETNEMLFGVKSTFDEELYTTKLERGPQMRELEKEAMRIAREIEGEDTQDLHLAEERGIQLYENFDIDEETRFSSVYRGIVIDDSGYDETEDMMLDSRNSETFGGTSAPSTMKSADLTDGKSNGGARVLSSSSLDEAQCSHSSTGADHHSGSYEHARQLASEPPSKSLSTSESESRIQENYCGEQGANDRMEECVEEQTQVEDAHLPTCEDSLSSLNEKKDDSDKGVLSPNATAYAPSSNVSSKSYEKTSSSVALLEGAPSVKGVGEAQHLNSRGRPVSSTSSHSDCVGTVSVTNGRGLSPSSSVGSLSSEKSTLNPHAKEFKLNPNAKSFTPSQTPVRPLSPDGSLYFQPNIPSLPHMHGVPMGIGIGPSFTGHQPVIFNPQVASLQTPQAYFHPGGPEYGQNMLVGHPRQVLYMPSYQPEMPYKGREF
- the LOC110635757 gene encoding polyadenylate-binding protein-interacting protein 3 isoform X1, whose translation is MSLQQAAQPKAYANGFGRRRAEREGGARLENKLQSGKSSANRSSMVGTKVGIYESPSRDRLVYLSTCLIGHPVEVHLKNGSIYSGTCYTTNVEKEFAIILKMARLTKDVSFRGQKAETLSRAPSKTLIIPGKEVVQVIAKDVSITMDRMNHELQCEKQQELMIDSFISQSRHTEVERELEPWVPDEDDPQCPELENIFNGSRNSRGWDQFETNEMLFGVKSTFDEELYTTKLERGPQMRELEKEAMRIAREIEGEDTQDLHLAEERGIQLYENFDIDEETRFSSVYRGIVIDDSGYDETEDMMLDSRNSETFGGTSAPSTMKSADLTDGKSNGGARVLSSSSLDEAQCSHSSTGADHHSGSYEHARQLASEPPSKSLSTSESESRIQENYCGEQGANDRMEECVEEQTQVEDAHLPTCEDSLSSLNEKKDDSDKGVLSPNATAYAPSSNVSSKSYEKTSSSVALLEGAPSVKGVGEAQHLNSRGRPVSSTSSHSDCVGTVSVTNGRGLSPSSSVGSLSSEKSTLNPHAKEFKLNPNAKSFTPSQTPVRPLSPDGSLYFQPNIPSLPHMHGVPMGIGIGPSFTGHQPVIFNPQVASLQTPQAYFHPGGPEYGQNMLVGHPRQVLYMPSYQPEMPYKGREF